One Paraburkholderia agricolaris genomic region harbors:
- a CDS encoding acetolactate synthase large subunit, with product MKASDLFVKSLEAEGVEYVFGIPGEENLDLLESLRRSKIRLILTRHEQAAGFMAATYGRLTGRTGVCLATLGPGATNFVTAAAYAQLGGMPMLMVTGQKPIKSSKQGHFQIVDVVRMMEPLTKYTRQIVSIGNIPAAVREAVRQAEEERPGATHLELPEDVAHEEGDGHPIPKSFSRRPVAEEKAVARAVEAITKAKHPLLMIGAGGNRKTTTKMLREFVDQIGIPFFTTQMGKGVIDESHPMWLGNATLSDGDFVHRAIDHADCIINVGHDVIEKPPFFMRSGEAGEKTVIHVNFLGAEVDTVYFPQIEVVGDIANAVWQLKESLKERQEHWDFTRFKEIKQHFEAHLVKGQLDDRFPMYPVRIVNDVYETTPVDGIVCLDNGMYKIWFARYYRAHEPNSLLLDNALASMGAGLPSAIATKIVHPDRKVMAVCGDGGFMMNSQELETAVRLRLDLVILILRDDAFGMIRWKQENMNFPDYGMTLSNPDFVAYAESYGAKGHRIESAAEFAPLLRECFATPGVHVIDLPIDYSDNERVLNREIKRLSAQL from the coding sequence ATGAAAGCATCGGACCTGTTCGTCAAATCGCTGGAAGCCGAAGGTGTCGAGTACGTGTTCGGCATTCCCGGTGAAGAAAATCTCGATCTGCTCGAATCGCTGCGCCGCTCGAAAATTCGTCTGATTCTTACGCGTCACGAACAGGCGGCCGGTTTCATGGCCGCCACGTATGGACGCCTCACCGGACGCACCGGCGTGTGTCTGGCCACCCTGGGGCCGGGCGCGACCAACTTCGTGACCGCCGCCGCGTACGCGCAGTTAGGCGGTATGCCGATGCTGATGGTGACCGGGCAAAAGCCAATCAAGTCGAGCAAGCAGGGGCATTTTCAGATCGTCGACGTGGTGCGGATGATGGAGCCGCTCACCAAGTACACGCGGCAGATCGTATCGATCGGCAACATTCCGGCCGCGGTGCGCGAGGCGGTTCGTCAGGCAGAAGAAGAACGGCCCGGCGCCACGCACCTCGAATTGCCGGAAGACGTCGCGCACGAAGAGGGCGACGGCCATCCGATTCCGAAGAGCTTCAGCCGCCGTCCCGTCGCCGAAGAAAAGGCCGTGGCGCGCGCGGTGGAGGCGATCACGAAGGCGAAGCATCCCTTGCTGATGATCGGCGCGGGTGGCAACCGCAAGACCACCACCAAGATGTTGCGGGAATTCGTCGACCAGATCGGCATTCCGTTCTTTACGACGCAGATGGGCAAGGGCGTGATCGACGAATCACATCCGATGTGGCTCGGCAACGCGACCTTGTCCGACGGCGACTTCGTACACCGCGCGATCGACCACGCGGATTGCATCATCAATGTCGGTCACGATGTGATCGAAAAGCCGCCATTCTTCATGCGCAGCGGCGAAGCGGGCGAGAAGACGGTGATTCACGTCAACTTTCTCGGCGCGGAAGTCGATACGGTGTATTTTCCGCAGATCGAAGTGGTGGGCGACATCGCCAACGCCGTGTGGCAACTCAAGGAAAGTCTCAAGGAGCGGCAGGAGCATTGGGACTTCACGCGCTTCAAGGAGATCAAGCAGCATTTCGAAGCGCATCTGGTCAAAGGCCAGCTCGACGACCGGTTCCCGATGTACCCGGTGCGAATCGTCAACGACGTCTACGAAACCACGCCGGTAGACGGCATCGTGTGTCTGGACAACGGGATGTACAAGATCTGGTTCGCGCGCTACTACCGTGCGCACGAACCGAATTCGCTGCTGCTCGATAACGCGCTGGCGTCGATGGGCGCCGGCTTGCCCTCGGCGATCGCAACCAAGATCGTGCACCCGGACCGCAAGGTCATGGCGGTGTGTGGCGATGGCGGTTTCATGATGAATTCGCAGGAACTGGAAACGGCCGTGCGTCTGCGGCTCGATCTGGTGATCCTGATTTTGCGCGACGACGCGTTCGGCATGATCCGCTGGAAGCAGGAAAACATGAACTTCCCGGACTACGGCATGACGCTGAGCAACCCCGATTTCGTTGCGTATGCGGAGAGTTACGGCGCGAAGGGGCATCGCATTGAGTCGGCTGCGGAATTCGCGCCGCTG
- a CDS encoding MliC family protein: MKKWLVAVATAAGLAALYGNAWAVPLHLSEIQAKSRQTHKYTCATGKILQVTYWNTANGQSFALVPVKGQQLLFVNTISASGAKYQAGSYTWWTKGPRADLYDATDGENAPPMLSDCITTNLNR, from the coding sequence ATGAAGAAATGGCTTGTTGCAGTTGCTACGGCAGCGGGTCTTGCGGCGTTGTACGGTAATGCATGGGCCGTGCCATTGCATCTCTCCGAGATTCAGGCCAAGAGCCGCCAGACGCACAAATACACCTGCGCGACCGGCAAGATTCTGCAGGTGACCTACTGGAACACGGCGAACGGCCAGAGCTTCGCGCTCGTGCCTGTGAAAGGTCAGCAGCTGCTGTTCGTCAATACAATCTCGGCCTCCGGCGCGAAGTACCAGGCCGGCAGCTACACCTGGTGGACCAAGGGCCCGCGCGCCGACCTGTACGACGCGACGGACGGCGAAAACGCTCCGCCGATGCTGTCCGACTGCATCACCACCAATCTCAATCGCTGA
- a CDS encoding DUF6726 family protein, which yields MALESRKNMRSGALGRLGALGVILALCAGVTGCGLAAAPCRVASAGLKIVPLVGHVAAAPTDACAGVIDP from the coding sequence ATGGCCCTGGAGTCCCGCAAGAACATGCGGTCTGGAGCGCTCGGCCGTCTCGGCGCACTGGGTGTGATACTCGCGCTCTGTGCCGGCGTGACGGGGTGCGGCCTTGCCGCTGCGCCGTGCCGGGTGGCGTCGGCTGGGTTGAAGATCGTGCCGCTGGTTGGACACGTCGCCGCCGCGCCGACCGATGCCTGCGCCGGTGTGATCGATCCCTAA
- the purT gene encoding formate-dependent phosphoribosylglycinamide formyltransferase, translating into MQIGQRIGTPLSESATRVMLLGAGELGKEVIIALQRLGVEVIAVDRYPNAPGHQVAHRSHMIDMTDRAALRALVEQERPHLIVPEIEAIATDALAAIETDGLAEVIPTARATQLTMNREGIRRLAAEELGLPTSPYAFADSLEELRAGIAKVGYPCVVKPVMSSSGKGQSVLKSDADVEPAWQYAMAGGRVNHGRVIVEGFIDFEYEITQLTVRAIDPASGAVSTYFCDPIGHVQVAGDYVESWQPQSMSPLALERSREVAHKVTAALGGRGLFGVELFVRGDDVWFSEVSPRPHDTGLVTLCSQRFSEFELHARAILGLPVDTSLRAPGASAVIYGGLDETAIAFEGVAAALAVPNADLRLFGKPESFVKRRMGVALATGETVDEARARAKQAAAAVRPVSTK; encoded by the coding sequence ATGCAGATCGGCCAACGGATCGGCACACCTCTTTCTGAATCCGCCACGCGCGTCATGCTGCTCGGCGCCGGCGAACTCGGCAAGGAAGTGATCATCGCGCTGCAACGGCTGGGCGTCGAAGTGATCGCCGTCGACCGTTATCCGAATGCGCCGGGTCATCAGGTCGCGCATCGCTCGCACATGATCGACATGACCGACCGCGCCGCGTTGCGCGCGCTGGTGGAGCAGGAGCGCCCGCACCTGATCGTCCCCGAGATCGAGGCGATCGCAACGGACGCACTCGCCGCCATCGAAACCGACGGCCTCGCCGAAGTGATTCCGACCGCGCGCGCCACGCAACTCACCATGAACCGTGAAGGCATCCGCCGTCTGGCTGCTGAGGAACTCGGCCTGCCGACCTCGCCGTACGCGTTCGCCGATTCGCTTGAGGAACTGCGCGCGGGCATTGCCAAGGTCGGCTATCCGTGCGTCGTGAAGCCGGTGATGTCGTCGTCCGGCAAGGGCCAGTCGGTGCTGAAGAGCGACGCGGATGTCGAACCCGCCTGGCAATATGCGATGGCGGGTGGCCGCGTGAATCACGGCCGGGTGATCGTCGAGGGCTTTATCGACTTCGAATACGAAATCACGCAACTGACCGTGCGCGCGATCGATCCGGCGAGCGGCGCAGTCAGCACGTATTTCTGCGATCCGATCGGTCACGTGCAGGTGGCGGGCGACTACGTCGAATCGTGGCAGCCCCAGTCGATGAGCCCGCTTGCGCTGGAACGTTCGCGCGAAGTGGCGCACAAGGTGACTGCGGCATTGGGCGGCAGGGGCCTGTTCGGCGTGGAACTTTTCGTGCGCGGCGATGACGTATGGTTTTCGGAAGTCAGTCCGCGTCCGCACGATACCGGTCTGGTCACGCTGTGCTCGCAACGCTTCTCGGAGTTCGAACTGCATGCGCGCGCGATTCTCGGCTTGCCGGTGGATACGTCGCTGCGGGCACCGGGCGCGTCGGCGGTGATTTACGGCGGTCTGGACGAAACGGCGATCGCTTTCGAAGGTGTTGCCGCGGCATTGGCTGTACCGAATGCGGATCTGCGTCTGTTCGGCAAACCGGAGAGTTTCGTCAAGCGCCGGATGGGTGTGGCGCTCGCCACTGGCGAAACGGTCGACGAAGCCCGCGCGCGGGCGAAACAGGCTGCGGCGGCGGTGCGGCCCGTTTCCACGAAGTAA
- a CDS encoding META domain-containing protein, protein MPQSASPRRVARFIPYARSVIAALSVAALCSACAMPKHPDSEAAPPDPFNPAATQLLDDTSWVLTGWKQADGTAREIPSADQGAPITLVLSTAKGLRHASGFSGCNRYMGSYALKDGKLSFGTLGGTRMACATPGGQIEGPYLNALQHIERTGVQMRAPQQMQLILDNGDTLTFSSSAK, encoded by the coding sequence ATGCCCCAAAGCGCCTCCCCGCGACGTGTTGCGCGCTTCATCCCGTACGCGCGCTCGGTCATCGCCGCGTTGAGCGTCGCCGCGCTATGCAGCGCGTGCGCCATGCCGAAGCATCCCGATTCGGAAGCGGCACCGCCCGATCCGTTCAACCCGGCCGCCACCCAGTTGCTGGACGACACCAGTTGGGTACTCACCGGCTGGAAACAGGCTGACGGCACGGCACGTGAGATTCCGTCCGCCGATCAGGGCGCACCGATCACGCTCGTGCTCTCAACCGCCAAAGGCCTGCGCCACGCCAGCGGCTTTTCCGGCTGCAACCGCTACATGGGCTCGTATGCGCTGAAAGACGGCAAGCTGAGCTTCGGCACGCTGGGCGGCACGCGCATGGCGTGCGCGACGCCGGGCGGACAGATCGAAGGCCCGTATCTCAATGCGCTGCAGCACATCGAGCGCACCGGCGTACAGATGCGCGCGCCGCAGCAGATGCAGCTCATACTCGATAACGGCGACACGCTCACGTTCAGCAGTAGCGCCAAATGA